The proteins below are encoded in one region of Flavobacterium nackdongense:
- a CDS encoding complex I 24 kDa subunit family protein — MERTHYTQEINITESLMTRINELISHYPEGKQKSALLPVLHEVQDAHDNWLSIELQDKVAEILSIKPVEVYEVVSFYTMFNRRPIGKYMFEFCQTSPCCLNGVEDLMDYTCEKLGVGIGETTPDGLFEVRGVECLGACGYAPMMQLGDFYKEHLTKEKVDQIIADCRDNKITLHDK; from the coding sequence ATGGAAAGAACACATTACACACAAGAAATAAACATAACTGAGTCGTTGATGACCCGCATCAATGAATTGATCAGTCATTATCCCGAAGGAAAACAAAAATCAGCTTTATTGCCTGTTTTGCACGAAGTTCAAGATGCGCACGACAACTGGTTGAGTATTGAATTGCAAGACAAGGTTGCCGAAATACTTTCGATAAAACCTGTTGAAGTCTATGAGGTAGTTTCCTTTTACACGATGTTCAACAGACGACCTATTGGCAAATATATGTTTGAGTTTTGCCAAACTTCGCCTTGTTGTTTGAATGGCGTTGAAGATTTGATGGATTATACCTGCGAAAAATTAGGTGTTGGAATTGGCGAAACTACTCCAGATGGGCTATTTGAAGTAAGAGGTGTTGAATGTTTAGGTGCCTGTGGATACGCTCCTATGATGCAATTGGGTGATTTTTACAAAGAACACTTAACCAAAGAAAAAGTAGATCAGATTATAGCTGATTGTAGAGATAATAAAATCACGTTACACGATAAATAA
- the nuoF gene encoding NADH-quinone oxidoreductase subunit NuoF codes for MSQKILLDKINVPGIKTYEVYRKEGGYASVEKALKKLTPDEVVEEVKTSGLRGRGGAGFPAGMKWSFIDKKSGKPRHLVCNADESEPGTFKDRYLMEYIPHLLIEGMITSSYALGANLSYIYIRGEYMWIYKILEKAIAEAKAAGWLGKNILGTGYDLELYVQIGGGAYICGEETALIESLEGKRGNPRIKPPFPAVSGLWANPTVVNNVETIAAVPWIVNNSGADYAKIGIGRSTGTKLISASGHIKNQGVFEIEMGLSVYEFMNSDEYLGGMSSDRPLKAFVPGGSSVPVLPAHLIYKTANNEDRLMTYESLSDGGFATGSMLGSGGFIVYDDTACIVRNTWNFSRFYHHESCGQCSPCREGTGWLEKVLHRIENGHGREEDIDLLLSIQSKIEGNTICPLGDAAAWPVAAAIRHFREEFEYHIRFPEKIKNRNHFVAEPFESVKHLVSKANV; via the coding sequence ATGTCACAGAAAATATTATTAGACAAAATAAATGTTCCAGGGATCAAGACCTACGAAGTGTATCGTAAAGAAGGTGGTTACGCTTCTGTGGAAAAAGCTCTGAAAAAATTAACGCCTGACGAAGTGGTTGAAGAAGTGAAAACTTCTGGACTAAGAGGTCGTGGTGGTGCAGGTTTCCCTGCTGGAATGAAATGGAGTTTTATTGATAAAAAATCAGGAAAACCGAGACATTTGGTTTGCAACGCCGACGAATCAGAGCCAGGAACTTTCAAGGACCGCTATTTGATGGAATATATCCCTCATTTATTGATTGAAGGGATGATTACATCTAGTTATGCTCTGGGCGCAAATCTATCTTACATTTATATCCGTGGCGAATATATGTGGATATACAAAATTTTAGAAAAAGCCATTGCCGAGGCGAAAGCAGCAGGCTGGTTAGGAAAAAATATTTTAGGAACCGGATACGATTTAGAACTTTACGTTCAAATTGGTGGTGGAGCTTACATCTGTGGAGAAGAAACCGCCTTGATTGAATCATTGGAAGGAAAAAGAGGAAATCCGCGTATCAAACCACCATTCCCGGCAGTTTCTGGACTTTGGGCCAATCCAACGGTGGTAAACAATGTCGAAACTATCGCTGCAGTGCCTTGGATTGTGAATAATTCAGGTGCCGATTATGCTAAAATTGGTATCGGTCGTTCTACTGGAACCAAATTGATTTCGGCCTCAGGACACATCAAAAACCAAGGCGTATTCGAAATCGAAATGGGATTGAGCGTATACGAATTTATGAACTCTGATGAATATTTAGGTGGAATGAGTTCTGACAGACCTTTGAAAGCTTTTGTTCCCGGAGGATCATCAGTTCCTGTTTTACCAGCACATTTAATTTATAAAACAGCCAATAACGAAGACCGTTTGATGACTTATGAAAGTTTGAGTGACGGAGGCTTTGCAACGGGTTCCATGTTGGGTTCTGGAGGATTTATCGTTTATGATGATACCGCTTGCATCGTGAGAAATACTTGGAATTTTTCTCGTTTTTACCACCACGAATCGTGCGGACAATGTTCGCCCTGTCGTGAAGGAACGGGTTGGTTAGAAAAAGTATTGCACAGAATTGAAAACGGTCACGGTCGTGAAGAAGATATCGATTTATTGTTGAGCATTCAGAGTAAAATAGAAGGAAACACAATATGTCCATTGGGTGACGCAGCTGCTTGGCCAGTGGCAGCAGCCATTCGACACTTTAGAGAGGAGTTTGAATATCATATTCGTTTCCCAGAAAAAATAAAAAATAGAAACCATTTCGTTGCTGAACCTTTCGAAAGTGTGAAGCATTTGGTTTCTAAAGCTAATGTATAA
- a CDS encoding DUF4160 domain-containing protein → MYNLKVECWKLEVRSENMPTIIYIDGFRFFFYSNEHLPKHVHVEKGEKTAKFNIEFVELVKSYRFNASELKQIRNLVEENKELLIQKWDEFFNN, encoded by the coding sequence ATGTATAATTTAAAAGTCGAATGTTGGAAATTAGAAGTTAGAAGCGAAAATATGCCAACAATAATTTACATAGATGGATTTCGATTTTTCTTTTATAGCAATGAGCATTTGCCAAAACACGTTCACGTTGAAAAAGGAGAAAAGACCGCCAAATTCAATATCGAATTTGTAGAATTAGTAAAATCGTATCGGTTTAACGCTAGCGAATTAAAACAAATACGTAATTTAGTTGAAGAAAACAAAGAACTATTAATACAAAAATGGGATGAATTCTTTAATAATTAA
- a CDS encoding DUF2442 domain-containing protein — protein MNSLIINKSKNAINVAFSNSKMIVFLEDGRELSVPLEWFSKLRSATEKQLNNWRFIGNGQGIHWEEIDEDLSVESLLE, from the coding sequence ATGAATTCTTTAATAATTAATAAATCAAAAAACGCAATTAATGTTGCTTTTTCAAATTCTAAAATGATTGTTTTTTTAGAAGACGGCAGAGAGCTTTCGGTACCATTAGAATGGTTTTCAAAATTAAGATCAGCCACAGAAAAGCAACTAAACAACTGGCGTTTTATTGGTAACGGGCAGGGAATTCACTGGGAAGAAATAGATGAAGACCTGTCAGTAGAAAGTTTGTTAGAATAA